One part of the Streptomyces sp. NBC_00286 genome encodes these proteins:
- the exaC gene encoding acetaldehyde dehydrogenase ExaC, translating into MTRYAAPGTDGAIVSYQARYDHFIGGEYVPPARGQYFENPSPVNGQAFTEIARGTAEDVDRALDAAHAAAPAWGRTSVTARSDVLLKIADRMEANLEKLAVAESWENGKPVRETLAADIPLAIDHFRYFAGAIRAQEGSLGELDDDTVAYHFHEPLGVVAQIIPWNFPILMAVWKLAPALAAGNAVVIKPAEQTPASIHYWMGLIADLLPPGVVNIVNGFGVEAGKPLASSSRVAKVAFTGETTTGRLIMQYASENIKPVTLELGGKSPNIFFDDVWAQDDDFRDKALEGFTMFALNQGEVCTCPSRALVQQGHYSEFLDAAVARTEQIKPGHPLDTETMIGAQASNDQLEKILSYLDIGQQEGAKVLTGGHRIEYDGELAGGYYVQPTIFQGDNRMRIFQEEIFGPVVSVTSFADFDDAIKIANDTLYGLGAGVWTRDMNTAYRAGRSIQAGRVWTNCYHAYPAHAAFGGYKQSGIGRENHKMMLEHYQQTKNLLVSYSPKKLGFF; encoded by the coding sequence ATGACCCGTTACGCAGCGCCCGGCACCGACGGCGCGATCGTCTCCTACCAGGCGCGCTATGACCACTTCATCGGCGGCGAATATGTGCCGCCGGCCCGCGGGCAGTACTTCGAGAACCCGAGCCCGGTGAACGGGCAGGCGTTCACGGAGATCGCACGGGGCACGGCGGAGGACGTGGACCGCGCGCTCGACGCGGCACACGCGGCCGCCCCGGCCTGGGGCCGCACTTCGGTGACCGCACGCTCCGATGTACTGCTCAAGATCGCCGACCGTATGGAGGCGAATCTGGAGAAGCTGGCGGTCGCCGAGAGCTGGGAGAACGGCAAGCCGGTGCGCGAGACTCTGGCCGCCGACATCCCCCTCGCCATCGACCACTTCCGCTACTTCGCGGGGGCGATCCGCGCCCAGGAGGGCTCACTCGGCGAGTTGGACGACGACACCGTCGCGTACCACTTCCATGAGCCGCTGGGTGTGGTGGCGCAGATCATCCCGTGGAACTTCCCGATCCTGATGGCGGTGTGGAAGCTGGCCCCGGCGCTCGCCGCGGGCAACGCGGTCGTCATCAAGCCCGCCGAGCAGACTCCGGCGTCCATCCACTACTGGATGGGCCTGATCGCGGATCTGCTGCCACCGGGCGTCGTGAACATCGTCAACGGGTTCGGGGTCGAGGCGGGCAAGCCGCTCGCGTCCAGTTCGCGCGTGGCGAAGGTGGCCTTCACCGGGGAGACCACGACGGGGCGGCTGATCATGCAGTATGCCTCCGAGAACATCAAGCCGGTCACACTGGAACTCGGCGGCAAGTCCCCGAACATCTTCTTCGACGACGTGTGGGCGCAGGACGACGACTTCCGTGACAAGGCGCTCGAGGGCTTCACGATGTTCGCGCTCAACCAGGGCGAGGTGTGCACCTGTCCTTCGCGGGCGCTCGTGCAGCAGGGCCACTACAGCGAGTTCCTCGACGCGGCGGTCGCCCGCACCGAGCAGATCAAGCCCGGTCACCCGCTCGACACGGAGACAATGATCGGCGCCCAGGCCTCCAACGACCAGTTGGAGAAGATCCTCTCCTACCTGGACATCGGCCAGCAGGAGGGCGCCAAGGTGCTGACGGGCGGTCACCGTATCGAGTACGACGGTGAGTTGGCGGGTGGCTACTACGTCCAGCCGACGATCTTCCAGGGCGACAATCGGATGCGGATCTTCCAGGAGGAGATATTCGGCCCGGTTGTCTCGGTCACGTCGTTCGCCGACTTCGACGACGCCATCAAGATCGCCAACGACACGCTGTACGGGCTCGGGGCCGGCGTATGGACGCGGGACATGAACACGGCGTACCGCGCGGGCCGTTCGATCCAGGCGGGCCGAGTGTGGACGAACTGCTACCACGCATACCCGGCGCATGCGGCGTTCGGCGGCTACAAGCAGTCCGGCATCGGCCGCGAGAACCACAAGATGATGCTGGAGCACTACCAGCAGACGAAGAACCTGCTGGTGTCGTACTCGCCGAAGAAGCTGGGCTTCTTCTAG
- a CDS encoding glycoside hydrolase family 5 protein gives MVALAPIAEAAVGREPAPEAGARPEIAAIAADWTPPLSTRGRWIVDADGDRFKLRSGNWHGASGTWNGSGSPDEDADHHAGENSGRMPLGLDRAPMAEIITGFQEIGINSIRLPFSNEMIHDSRPVTDDSVAANPSLRGRTPLQVYDAVVRELTAAGLAVILNNHTNTTRWCCGVDGNERWNASQSAQTWENDWLFMARRYRDNQRVVGADLYNEVRRNVWDDPNWGLGDHHDWFAASQRVGDRILTEADPDLLIIVEGINWTGIPVDGLPHERPTLEPVRRLSHTLVDSDKLVYSAHFYDYTGPNHSGATGTGETSDPRYRDLAPAELIKVLNRQAFFVTAETDRHFTAPVWISEFGIGGRDETGQKQRAWFENFVDHLIRTDADFAYWPLVGWHEDRKGNGWALLHWDTEGRRMGLYDGDDWRAAAWTRLIQAQGRTGPVEPVADWSMLSPDHRDFVQSRRIRALPDWDSGARKAVCPDGQRLLGLSHTGNRGLCSDVSTGPLWDPAGGHAVVVDDRYVRPGHDWASGYTKLQCADGHFLTGYSVRGSAVSAALCAAAPAGGLGTGGRTVWFDRGDNRGSAAKGGDFAQGRYKGQCADDEYAAGIAYTGRVGSARTPDALYCRKLS, from the coding sequence ATGGTGGCCCTGGCGCCCATCGCCGAGGCGGCAGTCGGGCGAGAGCCCGCCCCCGAGGCCGGTGCCCGACCCGAAATCGCCGCGATCGCGGCGGACTGGACGCCGCCGCTCAGCACGCGGGGTCGTTGGATCGTCGACGCGGACGGCGACCGCTTCAAGCTGCGGTCCGGCAACTGGCACGGAGCCAGCGGCACCTGGAACGGCTCGGGAAGCCCGGACGAGGACGCCGACCACCACGCGGGGGAGAACTCCGGCAGGATGCCGCTCGGCCTGGACCGTGCCCCCATGGCCGAGATCATCACCGGCTTCCAGGAGATCGGAATCAACAGCATCCGGCTGCCCTTCTCCAACGAGATGATCCACGACAGCCGTCCCGTCACGGACGATTCCGTGGCCGCCAATCCCTCCCTGCGCGGCAGGACCCCGCTCCAGGTGTACGACGCCGTGGTACGAGAACTCACCGCCGCCGGGCTCGCGGTGATCCTCAACAACCACACCAACACCACCCGCTGGTGCTGCGGAGTTGACGGCAACGAACGCTGGAACGCGAGCCAGTCCGCCCAGACCTGGGAGAACGACTGGCTCTTCATGGCCCGCCGCTACCGGGACAACCAGCGCGTCGTCGGCGCCGACCTCTACAACGAGGTGCGCCGCAATGTCTGGGACGACCCCAACTGGGGGCTCGGTGACCACCACGACTGGTTCGCCGCCTCGCAGCGCGTCGGTGACCGCATCCTGACGGAGGCCGACCCCGACCTCCTGATCATCGTCGAGGGCATCAACTGGACCGGCATCCCCGTCGACGGACTCCCCCACGAACGCCCCACCCTGGAGCCCGTACGCCGCCTCTCGCACACGCTTGTCGACTCCGACAAGCTCGTGTACTCCGCCCACTTCTACGACTACACAGGCCCGAACCACAGCGGCGCCACCGGAACCGGCGAGACCAGCGACCCCCGCTACCGCGACCTGGCCCCCGCCGAACTGATCAAGGTGCTGAACCGCCAGGCCTTCTTCGTGACAGCGGAGACGGACCGGCACTTCACCGCGCCCGTCTGGATCAGCGAGTTCGGCATCGGAGGCCGTGACGAGACCGGCCAGAAGCAGCGCGCCTGGTTCGAGAACTTCGTCGACCATCTGATCCGCACCGACGCCGACTTCGCGTACTGGCCGCTCGTCGGCTGGCACGAGGACCGCAAGGGCAACGGCTGGGCCCTTCTGCACTGGGACACCGAGGGCCGCCGCATGGGCCTCTACGACGGCGACGACTGGCGGGCCGCCGCCTGGACCCGGCTCATCCAGGCCCAGGGCCGCACCGGCCCGGTGGAGCCCGTGGCGGACTGGTCGATGCTCAGCCCCGATCACCGCGACTTCGTCCAGTCGCGACGGATACGGGCCCTGCCCGACTGGGACTCCGGTGCCCGCAAGGCTGTGTGCCCCGACGGACAGCGGCTGCTCGGCCTCAGCCACACCGGCAACCGGGGCCTGTGCTCGGACGTGTCCACCGGCCCCCTGTGGGACCCGGCCGGCGGGCATGCGGTGGTCGTCGACGACCGGTACGTCAGGCCGGGCCACGACTGGGCGTCCGGATACACCAAACTCCAGTGCGCCGACGGCCACTTCCTGACCGGCTACAGCGTTCGCGGCTCCGCCGTCTCCGCCGCCCTGTGCGCGGCCGCTCCGGCCGGCGGGCTCGGCACGGGCGGCCGTACGGTCTGGTTCGACCGGGGCGACAACAGGGGCTCGGCCGCCAAGGGCGGCGACTTCGCGCAGGGCCGCTACAAGGGCCAGTGCGCGGACGACGAGTACGCGGCCGGGATCGCGTACACGGGTCGGGTGGGCTCAGCACGGACTCCGGACGCGCTGTACTGCCGAAAACTGAGCTGA
- the xylB gene encoding xylulokinase, with product MSAAEGPLVVGVDTSTQSTKALVVDAATGEVVASGQAPHTVSSGAGRESDPRQWWEALCEALHQCGDAAHEAAAVSVGGQQHGLVTLDAQGDPVRPALLWNDVRSAPQARRLVDELGGPKARAERTGSVPGPSFTVTKWAWLAENEPEAIRATAAVRLPHDYLTGRLTGLGTTDRGDASGTGWWASGTETYDEEVLRHVGLDPALLPRVVRPGEVVGTVRDSGELPFSKGTLVAPGTGDNAAAALGLGLRPGTAVLSLGTSGTVYAVSTRRPTDPTGTVAGFADARGDWLPLACTLNCTLAVDRVATLLGIDRQAVEPGTSVTLLPYLDGERTPDLPHASGLLHGLRHDTTPGQLLQAAYDGAVHSLLGALDLVLDADADRSAPILLIGGGARGTAWQETVRRLSGRPVQVPEAKELVALGAAAQAAGVLTGEDPAAVARRWDTARGPVLDAVERDEAALARIAGVLSDAAPLLERRPDQR from the coding sequence ATGTCAGCAGCCGAGGGTCCGCTCGTCGTCGGCGTGGACACGTCCACCCAGTCCACCAAAGCGCTGGTCGTGGACGCGGCCACCGGAGAGGTGGTGGCAAGTGGGCAGGCGCCGCACACCGTCTCCTCCGGAGCGGGCCGTGAAAGTGATCCGCGGCAGTGGTGGGAGGCGCTGTGCGAGGCGCTCCACCAGTGCGGCGACGCGGCGCACGAGGCCGCGGCGGTGTCCGTGGGCGGCCAGCAGCACGGGCTCGTCACGCTGGACGCCCAGGGAGACCCGGTACGCCCCGCCCTGCTGTGGAACGACGTGCGCTCGGCCCCGCAGGCCCGGCGCCTGGTGGACGAACTGGGCGGCCCGAAGGCCCGGGCCGAGCGCACGGGCAGCGTGCCGGGCCCTTCCTTCACGGTCACGAAGTGGGCGTGGCTCGCCGAGAACGAGCCCGAGGCGATCCGCGCGACCGCGGCCGTGCGACTGCCCCACGACTACCTCACCGGGCGCCTCACGGGACTCGGCACGACCGACCGGGGCGATGCGTCCGGTACGGGCTGGTGGGCGTCCGGGACCGAGACGTACGACGAGGAGGTCCTCCGCCACGTGGGCCTCGACCCGGCGCTGCTGCCCCGGGTGGTCCGGCCCGGCGAGGTGGTCGGAACCGTGCGCGACAGCGGCGAACTGCCCTTCTCCAAGGGCACGCTGGTCGCTCCGGGCACCGGGGACAACGCCGCCGCCGCGCTCGGGCTGGGGCTGCGCCCTGGCACCGCGGTGCTGAGCCTCGGCACGTCCGGCACGGTGTACGCGGTCTCGACGCGCCGCCCCACCGATCCGACCGGAACCGTGGCGGGCTTCGCCGACGCGCGCGGCGACTGGCTGCCGCTGGCCTGCACCCTCAACTGCACGCTCGCCGTGGACCGCGTCGCCACCCTGCTGGGCATCGATCGCCAGGCCGTCGAGCCGGGCACGAGCGTGACCCTGCTCCCCTACCTGGACGGCGAACGGACCCCGGACCTGCCGCACGCCTCGGGACTGCTGCACGGGCTGCGCCACGACACGACGCCCGGGCAGTTGCTGCAGGCCGCGTACGACGGCGCCGTCCACTCGCTGCTCGGCGCCCTCGACCTGGTGCTCGACGCGGACGCGGACCGTTCGGCTCCCATCCTGCTCATCGGCGGCGGCGCGCGCGGAACGGCCTGGCAGGAGACCGTACGCCGCCTGTCGGGACGCCCCGTTCAGGTGCCCGAGGCCAAGGAGCTGGTCGCGCTCGGCGCCGCCGCGCAGGCCGCGGGCGTACTGACCGGCGAGGATCCGGCGGCGGTGGCCCGGCGCTGGGACACCGCGCGCGGACCCGTACTCGATGCGGTGGAGCGGGACGAGGCTGCCCTGGCGCGCATCGCGGGGGTACTCTCCGACGCGGCCCCGCTGCTGGAGCGCCGACCGGATCAGCGCTGA
- a CDS encoding esterase-like activity of phytase family protein, which yields MSPHAVGRRHVHRSVAAGVPLALLATLVATGTAVGTPSGDAPRVTRTATLGDIPLGAFSNALLPGTVDNDRGVDLGGIGSDLYPAGRKGEFWTVTDRGPNGRIPVDGKKRRTFPVPGFDPAIVKIRVSGDTMKVLNAIPITTSSGKPVTGLSNQKGRDEAPYSYNAKTPLSYNPNGVDTEGIVRSKDGSFWLADEYGPSLVHVSARGKVLTRYVPKGLNLTGTDYPVVEALPSILLHRKVNRGFEGLAQLPGGDLVMAVQSPPSVPDPDAGEASLTTRLVRFSPKKRAVTAEYAYRFDPVSVVDPGEDDTSELKISSVVAVGRDRLLVEERTDKAARLQVVKLSRGADILGGKWDDAATSPSLEQLDDPAASGVPVLRKRLVVDLGKVEGLPGKIEGVARVDHDTLALINDNDFGMTDGEGAFDDQGRLVDSGVETTVTYVRLPRGSGI from the coding sequence ATGTCCCCGCACGCCGTCGGTCGGCGCCACGTCCACCGTTCCGTCGCCGCGGGCGTGCCGCTGGCCCTGCTGGCCACCCTCGTGGCAACCGGCACGGCTGTCGGCACCCCCTCCGGGGACGCGCCGCGAGTCACGCGCACCGCGACGCTCGGCGACATCCCGCTCGGTGCGTTCAGCAACGCGCTGCTGCCGGGCACGGTGGACAACGACCGCGGTGTGGACCTCGGCGGTATCGGCAGCGATCTCTACCCGGCGGGCCGCAAGGGCGAGTTCTGGACGGTCACCGATCGCGGGCCTAACGGCCGGATCCCGGTGGACGGCAAGAAGCGCCGTACGTTCCCCGTGCCCGGCTTCGATCCGGCCATCGTGAAGATCCGCGTCTCCGGGGACACTATGAAGGTCCTGAACGCGATCCCGATCACGACCTCCTCCGGGAAGCCCGTCACCGGTCTGTCCAACCAAAAGGGACGCGACGAAGCACCGTACTCGTACAACGCGAAGACGCCGCTCTCGTACAACCCGAACGGTGTGGACACCGAGGGCATCGTGCGCTCCAAGGACGGCAGCTTCTGGCTCGCTGACGAGTACGGGCCCTCACTGGTTCACGTCTCCGCACGCGGGAAGGTGCTCACCCGCTACGTACCGAAGGGGCTGAACCTGACCGGCACGGACTACCCGGTCGTCGAGGCACTGCCCTCCATCCTCCTGCACCGGAAAGTCAACCGGGGCTTCGAAGGGCTCGCCCAACTCCCGGGCGGGGACCTGGTGATGGCCGTGCAGAGCCCGCCGTCCGTGCCGGACCCGGACGCGGGAGAGGCCTCGCTCACGACGCGCCTGGTGCGCTTCTCGCCGAAGAAGCGGGCGGTCACGGCCGAGTACGCGTACCGCTTCGATCCGGTGAGCGTGGTCGACCCGGGCGAGGACGACACGTCCGAGTTGAAGATCTCCTCCGTGGTGGCCGTCGGCCGTGACCGACTGCTCGTCGAGGAGCGCACCGACAAGGCGGCCAGGTTGCAGGTCGTGAAGCTGAGCCGGGGTGCGGACATCCTTGGAGGCAAGTGGGACGACGCCGCCACGTCTCCGTCCCTGGAGCAGCTCGACGATCCGGCCGCCTCCGGTGTTCCGGTGCTGCGCAAGCGGCTCGTCGTCGACCTCGGCAAGGTCGAGGGGTTGCCCGGGAAGATCGAGGGCGTCGCGCGCGTGGATCACGACACGCTCGCCCTGATCAACGACAACGACTTCGGGATGACGGACGGCGAGGGCGCGTTCGACGACCAGGGACGCCTGGTGGACAGCGGGGTCGAGACGACGGTGACGTACGTACGGCTGCCGCGCGGGAGCGGCATCTGA
- a CDS encoding N-acetylmuramoyl-L-alanine amidase: MNRAGFWPTSLPSRRRVLQTAALATLSTALLPSPRAGARTPAFDYAPAEWVPASPSNYTASDRPKSHPIDFVIIHVAQASYATTLRIFQNREKNVSAHYVVRSADGRVAQIVRERDTAWHAGNWDYNTRSIGIEHEGWVDKPGYFTDRMYEESARLTAAICTKYGIPKDRSHILAHYEVPGSDHTDPGPHWDWARYIRLVNSA; the protein is encoded by the coding sequence TTGAACCGTGCCGGCTTCTGGCCCACATCACTTCCCAGCAGGCGACGCGTCCTGCAGACAGCCGCCCTCGCCACACTCTCCACCGCGTTACTGCCCAGTCCACGGGCGGGCGCCCGGACTCCGGCGTTCGACTACGCGCCCGCCGAATGGGTTCCGGCGAGCCCCTCCAACTACACGGCCTCCGACCGTCCGAAAAGCCACCCCATCGACTTCGTGATCATTCATGTGGCGCAGGCGAGCTACGCGACCACTCTGCGCATCTTCCAGAACCGGGAGAAGAACGTGTCCGCGCACTACGTCGTGCGATCGGCCGACGGCCGTGTCGCTCAGATAGTGCGGGAGCGCGACACCGCCTGGCACGCGGGCAACTGGGACTACAACACACGCAGCATCGGTATCGAGCACGAAGGCTGGGTGGACAAGCCCGGATACTTCACCGACCGGATGTACGAGGAGTCGGCGAGATTGACCGCGGCGATCTGCACCAAGTACGGCATCCCCAAAGACCGCTCCCACATCCTCGCGCATTATGAAGTGCCGGGCTCGGACCACACCGATCCGGGGCCGCACTGGGACTGGGCACGCTATATAAGGCTGGTCAACTCCGCCTGA
- the xylA gene encoding xylose isomerase yields the protein MNYQPTPEDRFTFGLWTVGWQGRDPFGDATRRALDPVETVQRLSELGAYGVTFHDDDLIPFGSSDIERESHIKRFRQALDTTGMTVPMATTNLFAHPVFKDGAFTANDRDVRRYALRKTIRNIDLAVELGAQIYVAWGGREGAESGGAKDVRLALDRMKEAFDLLGEYVTSQGYDLRFAIEPKPNEPRGDILLPTVGHALAFIERLERPELYGVNPEVGHEQMAGLNFPHGIAQALWADKLFHIDLNGQSGIKYDQDLRFGAGDLRAAFWLVDLLESAGYAGPRHFDFKPPRTEDLDGVWASAAGCMRNYLILKERSAAFRADPEVQEALRASRLDELAQPTAADGLQSLLADRAAFEEFDVEAAAARGMAFERLDQLAMDHLLGARG from the coding sequence ATGAACTACCAGCCCACCCCCGAGGACAGGTTCACCTTCGGCCTGTGGACCGTCGGCTGGCAGGGAAGGGACCCGTTCGGCGATGCCACCCGGCGTGCCCTGGACCCGGTCGAGACGGTGCAGCGCCTGTCGGAACTCGGCGCCTACGGAGTGACCTTCCACGACGACGACCTGATCCCCTTCGGATCCTCGGACATCGAGCGCGAGTCGCACATCAAGCGCTTCCGGCAGGCACTCGACACGACCGGCATGACCGTGCCGATGGCCACCACGAACCTCTTCGCGCACCCCGTCTTCAAGGACGGCGCGTTCACCGCCAACGACCGGGACGTACGCCGCTACGCACTGCGCAAGACGATCCGCAACATCGACCTCGCGGTCGAGCTGGGTGCCCAGATCTACGTCGCCTGGGGCGGCCGGGAAGGCGCCGAGTCCGGCGGCGCCAAGGACGTACGCCTCGCACTCGACCGCATGAAGGAGGCCTTCGATCTCCTCGGCGAGTACGTGACCTCCCAGGGATACGATCTGCGCTTCGCGATCGAGCCCAAGCCGAACGAGCCGCGCGGCGACATTCTCCTGCCGACGGTCGGCCACGCCCTGGCGTTCATCGAGCGCCTGGAGCGGCCGGAGCTGTACGGCGTCAACCCCGAGGTGGGCCACGAGCAGATGGCCGGGCTGAACTTCCCGCACGGCATCGCCCAGGCCCTGTGGGCGGACAAGCTCTTCCACATCGACCTCAACGGCCAGTCCGGCATCAAGTACGACCAGGACCTCCGCTTCGGAGCAGGCGACCTGAGGGCGGCGTTCTGGCTGGTGGACCTCCTGGAGAGCGCCGGTTACGCGGGACCGAGGCACTTCGACTTCAAGCCCCCGCGCACCGAGGACCTCGACGGCGTGTGGGCATCGGCCGCGGGCTGTATGCGCAACTACCTCATCCTGAAGGAGCGTTCGGCCGCCTTCCGTGCCGACCCGGAGGTCCAGGAGGCCCTGCGCGCCTCGCGCCTGGACGAGCTGGCACAGCCCACCGCCGCGGACGGCCTTCAGTCGCTGCTCGCCGACCGCGCGGCCTTCGAGGAGTTCGACGTGGAGGCCGCCGCCGCGCGCGGGATGGCATTCGAGCGCCTGGACCAGCTGGCGATGGACCATCTGCTGGGCGCCAGGGGCTGA
- a CDS encoding GAF domain-containing protein codes for MVELTDGDLGSYRAEHPLARVMPLFRELMGTFASDGEHLLAVCDAQGRLLWVEGHAGTRQKADGMNFVPGARWAESAVGTNAPGTAVALDRPVQVFAAEHFIRRVQPWTCAAAPVHDPRTGRLLGAVDITGGDGLAHPHSLGFVQAVARAAESQLALLAPAPATTAALELTALGRDEALLMAGGRRLRLSRRHSEIVVLLSRHPEGLTGDELLCALYEDESVTPVTLRAELARLRRLLGAGLLGSRPYRLAVPVESDIAVVERGLSTGAVTAAARAYAGPLLPGSQAPDVVRLRRRLADGLRAALVARRDPDLLADWAHAPWGEDDLDVWRTLAAIRPTAPVRARLKELEAEQSAPRGWTGR; via the coding sequence TTGGTGGAGCTCACGGACGGCGACCTGGGCTCCTACCGTGCGGAGCACCCGCTGGCCAGGGTCATGCCGCTGTTCCGTGAACTCATGGGCACGTTCGCCTCGGACGGCGAGCATCTCCTGGCGGTGTGCGACGCGCAGGGCAGGCTGCTGTGGGTCGAGGGCCACGCGGGGACCCGCCAGAAGGCGGACGGCATGAACTTCGTGCCGGGTGCGCGCTGGGCGGAGTCGGCGGTCGGTACGAATGCTCCGGGTACGGCGGTCGCTCTCGACCGGCCGGTGCAGGTCTTCGCGGCCGAGCACTTCATCCGGCGTGTGCAGCCGTGGACGTGCGCGGCGGCTCCCGTGCACGATCCGCGCACGGGACGGCTGTTGGGCGCGGTCGATATCACCGGTGGGGACGGGCTCGCGCATCCGCACAGCCTGGGTTTCGTGCAGGCCGTGGCGCGGGCCGCGGAGTCCCAGCTGGCGCTGCTGGCACCGGCTCCGGCCACCACCGCCGCACTCGAGCTGACCGCACTGGGCCGTGATGAGGCGCTGCTCATGGCGGGTGGCCGCAGACTGCGCCTGAGCCGCAGGCACAGCGAGATCGTGGTGCTCCTGTCCCGGCACCCAGAGGGGCTGACCGGCGATGAGTTGCTGTGCGCGCTGTACGAGGACGAGTCGGTGACGCCGGTGACTTTGCGTGCGGAGCTGGCCCGATTGCGGCGGCTCCTCGGCGCGGGGCTGCTCGGTTCACGGCCGTACCGGCTGGCGGTTCCGGTGGAGTCGGACATCGCGGTCGTCGAGCGGGGGCTCAGTACTGGGGCGGTCACGGCGGCGGCGAGGGCGTACGCGGGCCCGCTGCTGCCCGGTTCGCAGGCCCCGGATGTGGTGCGGCTGCGTCGGAGGCTCGCTGACGGGTTGCGCGCGGCGCTCGTTGCCCGTCGCGATCCGGACCTGCTGGCGGACTGGGCGCACGCTCCCTGGGGCGAGGACGATCTCGACGTATGGCGGACGCTCGCCGCGATACGCCCGACGGCGCCCGTACGGGCTCGCCTGAAGGAACTGGAGGCCGAGCAGTCGGCGCCGCGTGGGTGGACCGGACGCTGA
- a CDS encoding ROK family transcriptional regulator, which translates to MTAPLHEAHPSSPGRRLPDTQQGMRRRNLSRVMHTVSAEGPLSRAAVASRIGLTRAAVSTLVDELIRSGLLEELGPERPGRVGRPGSALAVSGHGPAGIGAEVGVDHLAVCAVDLRGEVRARAVRHGANRGRSPEPVLRDLTALVRQVVADADREGLWPAGLAVAVPGLVARDARTVVRAPNLDWQDTDLGALLPAEFPLTVDNEANFGGLAELWLNEAAPRDFLHVSAEIGIGGAVVVDGRLLRGRHGFAGELGHVPVRPDGPACACGGRGCLEQYAGEEAVLRAAGLESGEDRVGLLAERAAQDDKDVRRALHDAGTALGIALTGAVNLLDPEAVVLGGALSELAPWLLPSLERELARRTAGPACAVAVSQLGPEGPLLGAAHSVVRAVLDDPAAVASGA; encoded by the coding sequence ATGACCGCACCGCTGCACGAGGCCCACCCGAGCAGTCCCGGCCGCCGACTGCCCGATACGCAGCAGGGCATGCGCCGCCGCAACCTCTCGCGTGTGATGCACACCGTCAGCGCCGAGGGGCCGCTGTCCCGTGCCGCCGTCGCCTCCCGCATCGGGCTGACCCGGGCAGCTGTCTCCACCCTCGTGGACGAGCTGATCCGCTCGGGGCTCCTCGAGGAGCTCGGCCCCGAGCGCCCCGGCCGGGTGGGGCGGCCCGGCTCGGCGCTGGCCGTCAGCGGGCACGGTCCTGCCGGGATCGGTGCGGAAGTGGGCGTGGACCATCTCGCCGTGTGCGCGGTGGATCTGCGCGGCGAGGTGCGGGCACGGGCGGTGCGCCACGGCGCCAACCGTGGCCGGTCGCCCGAACCGGTGCTGAGAGACCTGACCGCGCTGGTACGCCAGGTCGTCGCTGACGCGGACCGGGAAGGCCTGTGGCCCGCGGGTCTCGCTGTCGCCGTGCCCGGACTGGTGGCCCGCGATGCCCGGACCGTGGTTCGGGCCCCCAACCTCGACTGGCAGGACACGGATCTCGGTGCGCTGCTGCCCGCCGAGTTCCCGCTGACGGTCGACAACGAGGCGAACTTCGGTGGGCTCGCCGAACTCTGGCTCAACGAGGCCGCACCGCGCGACTTTCTGCATGTCTCGGCCGAGATCGGTATCGGTGGAGCGGTGGTCGTGGACGGCCGGCTGCTGCGCGGGAGGCACGGTTTCGCGGGCGAGTTGGGGCATGTGCCGGTACGTCCCGACGGGCCGGCCTGTGCGTGCGGCGGGCGGGGCTGTCTCGAGCAGTACGCGGGCGAGGAGGCCGTACTGCGTGCGGCAGGGTTGGAATCGGGCGAGGACCGCGTCGGGCTGCTGGCCGAGCGCGCCGCGCAGGACGACAAGGACGTACGGCGAGCTCTCCACGACGCCGGAACCGCGCTCGGCATCGCGCTGACCGGCGCGGTCAATCTGCTGGACCCTGAAGCCGTGGTGCTGGGCGGAGCCCTGTCCGAACTCGCACCGTGGCTGCTGCCGTCGCTGGAACGGGAGTTGGCGCGGCGCACGGCCGGTCCCGCGTGCGCGGTGGCCGTCTCCCAACTCGGGCCGGAGGGCCCGCTGCTGGGCGCCGCACACTCGGTGGTGCGGGCTGTGCTCGATGATCCGGCGGCGGTGGCGAGCGGGGCGTAG